The proteins below are encoded in one region of Sulfolobus sp. A20:
- a CDS encoding aldehyde dehydrogenase family protein, translating to MMTENIEIRSPSNLKVIGTVKRMSKDEVRGEIEEAYKGFEEISKMPLYKRTNILRKVSEIIEREQERLARLLATEAGKPIKDSRVEVLRASRLFRQAAEEASIVLEGKNYRVDAYEYPPGNENRIVISTREPIGVVTAILPFNFPINSFAHKVAPAIAVGNSVVVKPSINTPLSAIEMKKILVEAGLPDSAVRIVTGYSNEIGDEIITHPLVGLITLTGSTQTGLSIASKAVALGKRIIMELGGSDPIIVLEDANIDRASSIAVRARFEYAGQNCNAGKRIIVRQEIADKFAKAFYEKVKSLRVGDPLDETTDVGPVINRESVEKLNSVLEDAKIKGGKVEILNKGSDSGYFFPLSVITNANLDMLALKTEVFGPIAPIVSVKNDEEAISIANSTEYGLQSAIFSNDLNRALKISRQLKFGAVIINDSTRLRWDSLPFGGFKKTGIGREGVRETMIEMTENKLIAITLF from the coding sequence ATAATGACAGAAAATATTGAAATACGCTCTCCTTCAAATTTGAAAGTTATCGGAACAGTTAAGAGGATGAGTAAAGATGAGGTTAGGGGAGAGATAGAAGAAGCTTATAAGGGGTTTGAAGAGATCTCAAAGATGCCGTTATACAAGAGGACAAATATCTTAAGAAAAGTTTCGGAGATCATAGAAAGGGAACAAGAGAGGTTAGCTAGGCTGTTGGCGACAGAAGCTGGAAAGCCTATAAAAGATTCTAGAGTAGAAGTTTTAAGGGCATCCAGATTATTTAGGCAAGCTGCGGAAGAGGCATCGATAGTTTTAGAGGGCAAGAATTATAGGGTAGATGCTTATGAGTATCCTCCTGGTAACGAGAACAGGATAGTTATAAGTACTAGAGAACCAATAGGTGTAGTTACTGCTATATTACCTTTTAACTTTCCGATAAACTCCTTTGCTCATAAGGTAGCTCCTGCGATAGCTGTGGGCAATTCAGTAGTTGTAAAACCTAGCATAAACACGCCACTATCAGCAATTGAAATGAAAAAAATTTTAGTTGAAGCTGGACTTCCAGACAGTGCTGTAAGAATAGTCACGGGATATAGCAATGAGATTGGAGACGAGATAATAACGCATCCCTTAGTTGGATTAATTACGCTTACCGGATCTACGCAAACTGGGCTAAGTATAGCTTCCAAGGCTGTAGCATTAGGGAAAAGGATCATTATGGAATTAGGGGGATCAGATCCAATAATAGTTTTGGAAGATGCCAACATAGATAGGGCTTCTTCAATAGCGGTAAGAGCGAGATTTGAATACGCAGGACAAAACTGTAATGCTGGAAAAAGAATAATAGTAAGGCAGGAGATCGCGGATAAATTCGCTAAAGCATTCTACGAGAAAGTAAAAAGCCTAAGAGTAGGAGATCCATTAGACGAAACTACTGACGTAGGTCCAGTTATTAATAGGGAGAGTGTAGAGAAGCTAAATAGTGTATTGGAGGACGCAAAGATTAAAGGAGGTAAGGTAGAAATATTAAACAAGGGTTCAGATTCTGGATATTTCTTCCCGCTATCAGTCATAACCAACGCAAACTTAGATATGTTAGCGCTAAAAACTGAAGTTTTTGGACCAATTGCACCAATTGTGAGTGTTAAGAATGATGAGGAAGCAATTAGCATCGCCAATTCAACAGAATATGGTTTGCAATCAGCGATATTTTCCAATGACTTAAATAGGGCTTTAAAGATAAGCAGACAGTTGAAATTCGGAGCAGTTATAATAAATGATAGTACAAGGTTAAGGTGGGACTCATTACCGTTCGGCGGATTTAAGAAGACTGGAATAGGAAGAGAGGGAGTTAGAGAAACCATGATTGAAATGACTGAGAACAAACTAATAGCTATAACACTATTCTGA
- a CDS encoding GH12 family glycosyl hydrolase domain-containing protein, which yields MAEVYTPNASLFVSPFLWNMKSANGEANLTYIGHVLHVYINFTHFKKVNPSISVDGYPGIMYGQEDWFPFTGSTQVSPLLPLPLMVTKLPQFTSTLSYSLFLKKGVIDDFSYDIWLTQNPNTTYLEFPDVEVMIWLYHNETLSNYFIYEGQVQATLVVNGTPLEDNFSVYVIPHTGSANGWIGVYFLSEIQLEGNVTVPLSELIEGSFSFIQKVFPNITPEGYYLDAIQVGMEFNDVNGSVLAGYTLYNWVIK from the coding sequence ATGGCAGAGGTCTACACTCCTAACGCTTCTCTCTTCGTCTCTCCATTCCTGTGGAACATGAAGAGCGCCAACGGTGAGGCTAACTTGACCTACATAGGGCACGTCCTCCACGTTTACATCAACTTCACTCACTTTAAGAAAGTCAACCCATCAATATCCGTGGACGGCTACCCAGGAATTATGTATGGACAAGAGGACTGGTTCCCCTTCACCGGCTCCACTCAAGTCTCTCCTCTGTTACCCCTTCCTCTGATGGTAACCAAGTTACCGCAGTTCACCTCTACCCTTTCCTACTCCCTCTTTTTAAAGAAGGGTGTAATAGACGACTTCTCTTACGATATATGGCTCACGCAGAACCCCAACACTACCTACTTGGAGTTCCCTGACGTAGAGGTGATGATCTGGCTGTACCACAACGAGACCCTCTCCAATTACTTCATATACGAGGGACAAGTGCAGGCCACCTTGGTAGTCAATGGGACTCCCCTTGAGGATAACTTCTCCGTTTACGTGATCCCACACACTGGGTCTGCCAACGGTTGGATAGGGGTCTACTTCCTTAGCGAGATTCAGCTGGAGGGAAACGTGACAGTACCGCTCTCGGAGCTGATCGAGGGGAGCTTCTCTTTCATTCAGAAGGTGTTTCCTAACATCACACCGGAAGGATACTACTTGGACGCCATACAAGTGGGCATGGAGTTCAACGACGTTAACGGTTCAGTATTAGCTGGATACACACTCTATAACTGGGTTATAAAGTGA
- a CDS encoding DUF3311 domain-containing protein, producing MARKYYITVGVLALVFIILYSLLPIYSKDSPTLLGLPLFYWYQMILMPIGAIVFFIVILTIKD from the coding sequence ATGGCGAGAAAGTATTATATAACAGTAGGGGTTTTAGCACTAGTATTCATTATACTCTACTCCCTCTTGCCAATTTATTCTAAGGATTCTCCTACTCTTTTAGGGTTACCACTATTTTACTGGTATCAAATGATACTAATGCCAATAGGTGCTATAGTATTTTTCATAGTAATATTAACGATAAAGGATTGA
- a CDS encoding transposase has product MALPSGQLQEDEERELSPAISEGSVRTILVRLFPNGYQQKKIKLVNASAKL; this is encoded by the coding sequence ATGGCACTCCCTTCTGGTCAACTTCAAGAAGATGAGGAGCGGGAACTCTCTCCCGCAATATCAGAAGGGAGTGTCCGTACAATCCTTGTTAGACTATTCCCTAATGGTTACCAACAGAAGAAAATAAAGCTGGTAAACGCATCAGCAAAACTGTGA
- a CDS encoding type 1 glutamine amidotransferase, which yields MVTLAIYNHPIETLGTFKKYFYNVKEIYAEELKGNEDFEELVIMGGPMGVYDRDKYGFLETEMQLIRKAYYQNKRVLGVCLGSQLISEALGGKVIKGPYGVELGVQKVKIIGELSNFLKTDELLVFQWHGDTFSLPIDAVLLAYNRNYFQAFKVKRILGLQFHLEVNSEMIREWVKNYGGDASIVDDVKRNEKELEHNAEKIVAFYKSL from the coding sequence ATGGTAACTTTAGCAATATATAATCACCCTATTGAGACTTTAGGAACTTTTAAAAAATATTTCTATAATGTTAAAGAAATTTATGCAGAAGAACTGAAGGGTAATGAGGATTTTGAGGAACTAGTAATTATGGGAGGACCTATGGGAGTTTATGATAGAGATAAATATGGATTTTTAGAAACTGAGATGCAATTGATCAGAAAGGCTTATTATCAGAATAAGAGGGTTTTAGGAGTTTGTTTAGGGTCTCAATTAATTTCAGAAGCTTTAGGGGGGAAGGTAATTAAAGGCCCCTATGGTGTTGAGTTAGGAGTTCAGAAAGTCAAGATAATTGGAGAGCTATCGAATTTCTTAAAGACTGATGAGTTATTAGTCTTTCAGTGGCACGGAGATACTTTTTCTTTGCCTATAGATGCTGTCCTTTTGGCATACAACAGGAACTATTTCCAGGCTTTTAAAGTTAAAAGGATCTTAGGTTTACAATTTCATCTGGAAGTGAATTCAGAAATGATAAGGGAATGGGTTAAGAATTATGGAGGAGATGCTAGCATTGTAGATGATGTGAAGAGAAATGAAAAAGAATTAGAACATAATGCTGAAAAGATCGTAGCTTTCTATAAGTCATTATAG
- a CDS encoding amidohydrolase family protein codes for MIDFHFHAPIKEFLDFLGEYEESALKYFNAKVEVKGLKEILDYYESFGIRRFVVLPIDSTTFLGRRIPNEVIKADDRIIKFISIDPLKHNAVEELRKLIKEYEPVGVKLHPQLQGFHPLDERALKVYDVINQHGLVTVFHTGTSGIGAGVKSQIRLDYGRPIYFDEIAVRFQDTKIVLAHFGWPWTEEAIAISLHKPNVYLDLSGWAPKYIPDVIWKYAKRLNEKLLFGSDFPLIKPERWVKEFSEVNISQDVKDRILKYNAENLIKAVEHF; via the coding sequence ATGATAGACTTTCATTTTCATGCTCCAATAAAGGAATTTCTAGATTTTTTGGGAGAATATGAAGAATCCGCATTAAAGTACTTTAATGCTAAAGTCGAGGTCAAAGGATTAAAAGAAATCCTCGATTACTACGAATCCTTCGGTATAAGGAGATTTGTGGTTTTACCAATAGATTCAACAACCTTTCTAGGTAGGAGAATTCCAAACGAGGTCATCAAAGCTGATGATAGGATAATCAAATTTATTTCAATAGATCCGCTAAAGCATAATGCCGTAGAAGAGTTAAGAAAATTAATAAAAGAATATGAACCGGTTGGTGTGAAACTACACCCTCAATTACAAGGTTTTCATCCATTAGATGAGAGAGCATTAAAGGTATATGATGTAATTAATCAGCACGGTTTGGTAACAGTTTTTCACACTGGAACTTCTGGAATAGGGGCTGGTGTTAAATCCCAGATAAGGTTAGATTATGGAAGACCCATATATTTTGACGAAATAGCAGTTAGGTTTCAAGACACGAAAATCGTCTTGGCACATTTCGGATGGCCATGGACTGAAGAAGCAATAGCTATTTCTCTACACAAACCTAACGTTTACTTAGATCTCTCTGGTTGGGCTCCTAAGTATATACCAGATGTAATATGGAAGTACGCTAAAAGGCTTAATGAAAAATTACTGTTTGGCTCAGACTTTCCCTTGATAAAACCAGAAAGATGGGTTAAGGAATTTTCTGAAGTAAATATTAGTCAAGACGTTAAGGATAGAATTCTAAAATATAATGCTGAAAATCTAATAAAGGCTGTAGAGCATTTCTAA
- a CDS encoding isochorismatase family cysteine hydrolase, which translates to MSFFNLDEIKKLVKKNNSVLVVWDVQDALVNSIFNKDEFINKLKELIDAARKNNVPIVYTMITPFPERFQPIIRRSFNPGDIYKEVYPKEGDVILRKNTPSIFVGTNFELMLRNAGITSIVFTGIATDIGVETSARHAQALGFIPVIAKEAVSSADKQAHERSLANMQRLMLVLSNKEIIELWEKS; encoded by the coding sequence ATGTCTTTCTTTAATTTAGATGAAATAAAAAAGCTGGTTAAAAAGAACAACTCAGTATTAGTAGTGTGGGACGTTCAAGACGCTTTAGTAAATTCAATATTCAATAAGGACGAATTCATAAACAAGCTTAAGGAGTTAATCGATGCAGCAAGGAAGAATAACGTTCCGATAGTGTACACTATGATTACGCCGTTTCCGGAGAGATTCCAACCAATAATTAGACGTTCATTTAACCCTGGCGATATATATAAAGAAGTCTATCCTAAGGAAGGTGATGTAATATTAAGGAAAAACACTCCAAGTATATTTGTGGGTACAAATTTTGAGCTTATGCTAAGAAATGCTGGAATAACGTCCATAGTTTTCACCGGGATAGCAACTGATATAGGTGTTGAAACTTCAGCTAGACACGCACAAGCCTTAGGATTCATTCCAGTTATAGCTAAAGAGGCAGTCTCATCAGCTGATAAACAAGCCCATGAGAGGTCATTAGCAAATATGCAAAGGCTGATGCTGGTGTTAAGCAATAAGGAAATAATTGAACTTTGGGAGAAGTCTTAA
- a CDS encoding sodium:solute symporter, translating into MDGLHVSIISVILFVILFAIFVFLGFYGSRWRRGDLSKLSEWALAGRRLGPYLMWFLLTADLFTAYTFIAVPSLVLASGPIGFFAAFYSGVTPFIALLFMPRLWAISRNRGYVTAADFVKERFNSKLLAGLVAITGVVAELPYIALQIVGMQAALFILLLGLGVSNITLASDLSLLVSFIILAAFVFTSGLRGAALTAVYKDAIILISVITVVIYVPLAFGGFSAAFHNAATLSNQINLALNHVNKPIFYNYLPNTISAYSAYISLAIGSAFALYLYPHAVNGSVSADSKQSLKVSLALQPFYSLILAIIALFGILVYADINVVKFISSVKSGAIAVPALIGYTMPDWFVGIALLGIFIGGLVPAAIMAIGAANLLTRNIIKEFKPNMSSNTESALAKWISTAFKFLALVLVFTTPATYAIQLQLLGGIIILQTLPPVFLGLYTHKLNGYALTGGWVGGMFSGIYLTLLANHFGPLKTSSFLTPIGPMYIGAISVLINLAIGLIGTGIAYGIGWRPVTNIKSEELV; encoded by the coding sequence ATGGATGGCTTACATGTCTCAATAATTTCAGTTATATTATTTGTAATCCTTTTCGCTATATTCGTATTTTTAGGATTTTATGGAAGCAGGTGGAGAAGGGGAGATCTATCAAAACTTTCAGAATGGGCTTTAGCTGGTAGAAGATTAGGTCCCTATCTGATGTGGTTCTTATTGACAGCTGATTTGTTTACAGCATATACTTTTATTGCAGTCCCCTCGCTCGTTTTGGCAAGTGGCCCTATAGGTTTCTTCGCTGCCTTTTACTCTGGAGTTACACCATTTATTGCACTTCTCTTTATGCCCAGATTGTGGGCAATATCCAGAAATAGAGGTTATGTGACAGCTGCGGACTTCGTTAAGGAGAGGTTCAATAGCAAATTACTTGCTGGTTTAGTTGCCATAACTGGTGTTGTAGCAGAACTACCCTATATAGCCTTACAAATAGTTGGAATGCAGGCTGCGTTATTTATTTTATTATTAGGTTTAGGAGTTAGTAACATTACTTTAGCAAGCGATTTAAGTTTATTAGTATCATTCATAATACTCGCAGCTTTCGTATTTACCAGTGGATTGAGAGGGGCTGCCTTAACTGCAGTTTATAAGGACGCTATAATTCTTATCAGCGTAATAACAGTTGTAATATACGTCCCATTAGCATTTGGAGGCTTTTCAGCTGCCTTTCATAACGCAGCCACATTAAGCAATCAAATCAATCTAGCTTTAAACCACGTTAATAAACCCATTTTCTACAATTATTTACCTAATACTATTTCTGCATATTCAGCCTATATATCCTTAGCAATTGGAAGCGCTTTTGCACTATACCTTTATCCTCATGCGGTCAATGGTAGTGTTAGTGCAGATTCTAAGCAATCTCTTAAAGTATCTCTAGCTCTACAGCCATTTTATTCATTAATATTAGCTATTATAGCTTTGTTCGGCATACTAGTTTACGCCGATATTAACGTAGTAAAGTTCATAAGTTCTGTAAAATCTGGGGCAATAGCAGTTCCTGCATTAATTGGATACACTATGCCAGATTGGTTTGTTGGAATCGCTTTATTAGGTATTTTCATAGGTGGGCTAGTTCCAGCAGCTATAATGGCTATAGGAGCAGCTAATTTACTGACAAGAAACATCATTAAGGAGTTTAAACCTAATATGTCTTCTAACACTGAATCTGCATTAGCTAAATGGATTTCTACAGCCTTTAAATTCCTAGCCTTGGTATTGGTCTTCACTACTCCAGCAACTTATGCGATACAACTACAATTACTTGGAGGAATAATAATATTGCAAACATTACCCCCCGTATTCTTGGGATTGTATACGCATAAGCTTAATGGTTATGCGCTGACAGGAGGATGGGTAGGAGGGATGTTTAGCGGGATTTATCTAACACTTTTAGCTAATCACTTCGGACCATTGAAGACTTCTTCATTCTTAACTCCTATAGGACCGATGTATATTGGTGCAATATCAGTTCTAATTAATTTGGCTATTGGATTAATAGGTACTGGAATAGCATATGGTATTGGCTGGAGACCAGTAACGAATATTAAATCAGAAGAGCTAGTTTAA